The DNA region GGAGCGCGGAGGCGAGCGTGTCCCCCCGAAACCCGGCATACTTCACGCCGTCGAAGTGGAAATCGAGCGGCGCGCTCCGGTCGATGCGGCCCTTGCCTTCAACGCGCATGGGCGACCTCCCGGGCGAGTCTCACGCCCCGTATCTCGTGGGTGCGCGTGTCGCGCTCCACGATCAGCCAGGCACCGCAGCCCGCCGTGTGCTGCCAGAGCTCTTCGACCACGCCGGCGAGGTTCTCGCGGTTGTGGAGATAGTCATCCCACGCCTCCGCGCCCGCGTCGGGATCCGGTCGGTGGAGGAGAGAGGCGTGGCCGCGATAGGTGAACTCCCGCAGGTCCCGCTCTCCGCAGATCGGACAGTCGATCCTCATGGCGTCACCGCGCGCCGCACGCGCCACGAATTTTTGCAAGAATTCGTGACACCGTCAGTGGAGGTTGTGCTGGGCACCGGTCCCCTCCTCGTCCATGAGGCCCACCCCGCTGCGGAAGCGGTCGAGCCGGAAGCCCGCCGCCGGGGCGTGGTGGTTGCCCGTCGCCAAGAGATGCGCCGTCGAAAAGCCGGAGCCCGGCACCGCCTTGAAGCCGCCGTAGCACCAGCCGCAATTAAGGATGAGGCCCTCGGTCGGCGTCTTGTCGATCACGGGCGAGCCGTCCGGCGTCATGTCCATGATCCCGCCCCAGCTCCTCAGCACCTTGGCCTTCCCGATCATGGGCATCAGCGTCATGCCCGCTTCCAGCACATGCTCGGCCATGGGCAGGTTCCCGCGAGAGGCATAGCTGGCGTAGAAATCGAGATCGCCGCCGAAGACGAGCCCGCCCTTGTCGGACTGGCTGATATAGAAGTGCCCCATCCCGTAGGTGATGACGTGGTCGATGCAGGGCTTGAGGCCCTCGGAGACGAAGGCCTGCAGGATGTGGCTCTCGATCGGCAGCCGCATGCCCGCCATGGCCGCCGTCTGGCTGGAACGGCCCGCGGTGATGAGCGCCACCTGCTTGGCCTTGATCGCCCCGCGGGTCGTCTGCACGCCCGTCACGACCCCGCCTTCGACGTCGATGCCCGTCACTTCGCAATTCTGGATGATGTCGACGCCGCGCATGTCGGCCCCGCGGGCATAGCCCCAGGCCACGGCGTCGTGCCGGGCCGTGCCGCCCCTTGCGTGATAGAGGCCTCCGTAGATGGGAAAACGGGTCTGCTCGAAATCGAGGTAGGGCAGCTTGGCGCGCACGCCCTCGCGGTCGAGGAGCACCGCGTCGTCGCCCTGCGAGAGCATCTGGTTGCCTCGGCGCACGAAGCCGTCGCGCTGCCCGTCGGAGTGGAAGAGGTTGATGATGCCCCGCTGGGAATGCATCGCGTTGAAGTTCGTGTCCTCTTCCAGCCGCTCCCAGAGCTTGAGGGAATGCGAGTAGAACTCCGAATTTCCCGGCAGCATGTAATTGGCGCGCACGATCGTCGTGTTGCGCCCGACATTGCCGCCGCCGATATAGCCCTTCTCGAGCACCGCGACGTTGGTGATGCCGAATTCCTTGGCGAGGTAGAACGCTGTGGAGAGGCCGTGCCCCCCGCCGCCCACGATGACGACGTCATAGGCCGCCTTCGGCTCGGGGCTGCGCCAATGGGGCGTCCAGCCGCGATTGCCGGTGACGCCCTGTTTCAGGATCTCCCAAGCTGAAAAGCGCATTGTCCTCCCCGTCCTCGCTGGGAGGAAACCCCATCGCCCGCGCCGCGCCAAGGCCCGCCGCGACACGCCGCGTCGTTTTTGCGCGGCGCCGGGGTCAGAGAGTGCGGTCAGCGGGTGAGGTCAGCGGGTGAGGTCAGAGAATGGTGGCAGACACCATGCGGGTGGTCATATGCGCGTCGAGGCCGCGAATGTCCTCGAGCTGCCCGCGGACGGTGATGCGCTGCCCGTGCTCGAGGCGGGCGGCAGGGTCGGCAAGCTGCACCTCGAGCGCCGTGCCGTGATCCGCGCCGCCGCACCACGGGCACACGCCCATGTCGGAGACGAGGATGAATTCGCTGATCTCGGCAGACACCTTCACCAGATGCAGATAGCCGGTGACCTCGTAGAGATCGCTACCGTCATCCTGCGCCACCGGCATCAGGAACCGCCCCTCCTGCCCAGCGATGGCCTCTCCCGCGAGCGGCGCTTGCACCGTCTCGGCCGCGAACGCCGGAAGCGCCGGGGCAAGGATGGTGGCCTGCACCGTGGCGATGGCGATCGTGCTGGTGGCGAGCTTGGTGGTCTTCATCGGCGTCATGGAGGTCTCCCTGCATTGTTGCCAGCGTCATACCCCATGAAGCCGTGGACGCAAAAGGCCCGGCAGCCGCGCTCCGGCAAATTACCGCCACGCCGTGGCGGGGAGGACTCAGGCCGGTCTAAAGCCCCTTGGCCTCATAGGCCTTCGCGACCTTCCCGATGGAGACGAGATAGGCGGCCGTGCGCAGGTCCGGCACATCAGCCCGCGCGCGCCACACCTCCGCCATGGACTGATAGGCCGCGCGCATCGTGTCATCGAGACCCGAGCGGACGAGCTCGAGCTCCCCGGCCCCGCGCAGGTACTTTTCCTTGAAGTTCGGAGACAGCGTCCAGTTGATGGAGCTGTCGCGGCTGATGCGCTCGAGCTCGTCGACGATGAGCTGGTGGCGCTGCTCTTCCTGGCGTCGCTGCATCCGGCCGAAGCGGATGTGGGAGAGGTTCTTCACCCATTCGAAGTAGGACACCGTCACGCCCCCCGCATTGGCGTACATGTCCGGGATGATCACCGTGCCCTTGGCGCGCAGGATCTCGTCGGCACCGGCGGTGACGGGGCCGTTCGCGGCCTCGATGATGAGCGGCGCCTTCACGCGGGAGGCGTTGTCCCGGTGGATCACACCCTCGAGCGCGGCGGGCACGAGAATATCGCAGGCCAGCTCCAGCACGCTCGCGCCGTCGGCCTCGTAGGTCCCGCCTGGGAAGCCTTTGACGCCCCCGGTCTCGCGGATCCACGCCTGCAGCGCATCCACATCGAGCCCGTCGGCATTCGTCACCGCGCCGTCCCGCTCGATGACGGCGATGACGCGGCAGCCATCCTCCTCGCTCAGGAACTTGGCCGCGTGGTAGCCTACATTGCCGAGGCCCTGCACGATGACTGCCTTGTCGGACAGACCGCCCGACAGCCCGGCGGCGCGCACGTCCTCGGGGTGCCGGAAGAACTCCTGGAGCGCGTACTGGATGCCGCGTCCCGTGGCCTCTGTCCGGCCCTGAATACCGCCCGCGTTCACCGGCTTGCCCGTTACGCAGGCGCGGCCGTTGATGTCGGTGGTGTTCATCCGCTGGTATTGGTCGGACATCCACGCCATCTCGCGCTCGCCCGTTCCCATGTCGGGCGCGGGCACGTTCTGGGCGGGATCGATGAGATCGCGCTTGATGAGCTCGTAGGCAAAGCGGCGCGTGATCCGCTCGAGCTCATCGGCGTCCCACGCGCGGGGATCAATGCAGAGCCCGCCCTTCGAGCCACCATAGGGCGCGTCTACAAGTGCGCATTTGTAGGTCATGAGGGCCGCCAGGGCCTCCACCTCGTCCTGGTTCACGGCGAGCGCATAGCGGATCCCGCCCTTCACCGGCTCCATGTGCTCGGAATGGACCGACCGGTATCCGGTGAAGGTGTGGATCTGACCGCGGAGTTTCACGCCGAAGCGGACAGTGTAGGTGGAGTTGCACACGCGGATCTTTTCCTCGAGCCCGGGGGGCAGATCCATCAGCGCCACGGCCCTCGAAAACATGATGTCCACGCTCTCGCGAAATGTCGGTTCACCTGCACGGTCCATGGCAACTCCTCCCAGAAAAGCCGGCGCCTCTGCGGCGCCTTCCGGGGAGCTTAGGCGATTCTATTCACCGCGCTAGCCCTCCTCTCCGCCGCCTTCGAGCCGTCCAGCGGAAGCAACAATCCTTAACGCGCTTCATCATTGGTGAGCAGTCAGAACCGATAGAGGCGCTCAAATCCCAATTCTGGCCAAAAACCTCATTTCCGCCCAATTTCAGCCCCCTATCACAGGCAACCACGCAACCGGGACATTCCGTGCCCCAGTGTTAAAGGGTGTAAGATGGGCAAGACAAAAGCCACAACGAAACGCGGTCGTATGGGCCGCGCTTACGCGTTGGCACATCGCTTTGTGCGCCGGTATCGCCGGGACGAAGACGGTACGATCGTGGTCATCGCGCTTCTCACGTTCCTGCTCATGGTGATCATGGGCGGTGTGGCGATCGATATCGCCCGGATGGAATTCGAGCGCACCAAGGTGCAGCAGACCGTCGACCGGGCCGTGCTCGCCGCCGCCAACCTCAACAGCACGCAGGATCCCAAGGAAGTGGTGGAAAGCTACTTCGAGGCCTCGGGCCTCAAGGGCAAGCTCGGCGGCGTGACCGTCCAGAACTCGCTCAACGGCAAGACCGTCTACGCGCAGGGCGACAGCGAGATCGCCACCATGTTCATGCACATGGTCGGGATCGAGAGCCTCGCGGCAGACAGCGATGGCGGCGCGCAGGAGCGCGTGACCGACGTGGAAATTTCCCTCGTGGTCGACATCTCTGGCTCCATGGGCTGGGACAATGCCGACGGCACGGAGTCGAAGCTCGACACGCTGAAAAGCGCGGCGGAGATCTTCTTCGACGAAGTGATTGCCGAGCAGACGGACGAGACCGGCATCACGGCCGTTTCCGTCATCCCCTACAACGACAAGGTGATCGCTGGCGAAGAGCTGCTGTCCTACTTCAACACCACCGACTGGCATGAAGAGACGAGCTGCCTGCGCTTCTACGATGACGACTTTCTCCAGCGCCAGCTGAGCCGCACGCTGCTCGTGGAGCGCCTGGGCTACTTCCATGCCTATGGCAACAGCTATAACCAGCCCGCGCCCGCCAATGCATGGTGCCCGGTGAAGCCGGCGCATGAGATCCTGCCGTTCCAGACCGACAAACAGACGCTTGTGAACTTCGTGAACGCGCTCGACGATGGCGGCGGCACGGCGATCGACAACGGCGTCAAGTGGGCCGCGGCGCTCCTCGATCCCGACGCCCGCGACATCGTGAATGGCATGATCGCCAACGAGTCCGTCGACGGGATAATTCAGAACTGGCCGCGCGAGTACGGCGAAGAGGACACGATGAAGGTCGTCGTGCTCATGACCGATGGTGAAAACACGACCCAGTACGACCTCAAGCAGGACGTGAAGACACTCGATGGCTGGTCCGCCGCGCTGTCGGACGTCTACTACTCCGACGAGTGGGGTGCATCCGAAGCCCGCGACGGCTTCCTCGTCCGGTTCCCCGACAACGACGATGACGAGGAATGGTACCGCCCGCGCAGCTGGTGGACGACCGGGGACGACGTGCACTACCACGACGACGATATCCCCGACGACCTCATCCGGTTGACCTACCAGCAGCTCTATCTGCGCTTCACGACGACCGATGCCGCCAACTACCTCTATCGCTACTCGGATCCGGGCGGCTACTGGTACTGGTCCAGCTACTACGAGCGGTACATGTGGGCCGGCGTCATCCCGCCGCAGTTCAACAAGGTCGCCTACCCCTGGGATGACCACGACATCTACGAGGAAACCGACGAACGCCTCGAGAACATCTGCGACGCGATCAAAGACGAGGAAATCATCATCTTCTCCATCGCCTTCGAGGCCCCCCAGGCCGGCGAGGACGTCATGAAGTACTGCGCCTCGTCCACTGGACACTACTACAACGTGAACGGGACCGACCTCGAAGCGGCCTTCACCTCCATCGCTAGCCAGATCAACCATCTGAAGCTGATCCAGTGATGCGCAGGCTGATCTCAAAACTTCGCCGGGGGAGGCGCGACGAGGACGGGGCGATCACGGTCGATTTCGTGATCACCTTCCCGATCTTCTTCATGTTCCTGTTTGCGTCGTTCGAGCTGAGCTTCGTGATGATGCGTCAGGTCCTGCTGGACCGCGGCGTGGAAATGGCCGTCCGCGAGGTGCGCCTGAACTCGTTCAATCCGCCCGAATATGACGAGCTCAAGCGGATGATCTGCGAGGGCGCGGGCCTGATCCCGAATTGCGACAACGCGCTCAAGCTCGAGATGTATCGCGAGGATCCCCGCGGCACGTTGTTCCTGAAGCCGGAGCCGGACTGCATCGACAGGTCCCTGCCCGTTCAGCCCGCCTCGATCTACGAGACCGGTGGCCCCAACGAGATCATGGTCGTGACGGCCTGCGTGAAGTACATGCCGTTCTTCCCGACGGCCCGCCTGGGCGAAACCATCGTCGACGAGTTCGGTGAATACGGGCTCGTGGCGACAAACATGTACGTGACGGAGCCGTAACCCATGGCGACGCTGATCACTTCCCTGCGCATCCGCATGCGCCTTCTCGCTGAGGCCCTCAGGAGCGACACGCGCGGCAACGTCTCCATCGAGGCGATCATCCTCGTGCCGATGCTCTTCTGGGCCTACATGATGATTTATGGCGTGTTCGACGCCTACCGGAAGCAGACGGACGGTCTCCGGGTGTCCTATGCCGTGGCCGACGCGATTTCCCGCGAGGAGAATGCCATCGACCAGCAATATCTCGACTCGATGATCACGCTCGCCGATTACATGACCAACTCGCCCTCACCCGTGACGCAGCGTGTGACGATCGTGTGCTATTCCGCGGAAAACACGGAATACCACGTGGCATGGTCGAAGACGTCCGGCGGCTACGTCGAAGAGCTCCCGCCGCATACAAATGCGACGCTGAACCAGAGCGATCACCGCCTCCCCGAAATCGTTGTCGGTGACCAGGTCATCCTCGTGGAGACCTTCGTGCACTACGCGCCGCTGCTCAACCTGTCGATCACGCAGAAGATGTTCGATTACTGGACGTTCACGCGGCCGCGCTTCACCAATCAGGTGAAATACGAGAACGAAGACGAGTGGGTCTGCCCGGCCGCCTAACCGCGGCTAGGCCTCCCGCTCGGCTATGAGCGCCTCCAAGGTCTGAGCCATGGCCTTGGCTTGGCCCGAATTGGTGATGCCCCCGATCCCCAGACGACGCCCAATCCGCCAGTAGACGCCGGGCACGTAGGCGCGTGGCTGCGGATCGACGAGGCGGAGCAGGAAACCCTGCGACGGCTTCATGGCAAAAACCCCGCGCTCCACGCGCTCGATATCCTGCACCCGGGCGAGAACATCGCCCTCGCGTGTCGCAAGGACCTCGCGCGTGAGCTCGATCACCGTCGCCGAACTCTGAAACTGCCACCAGGCGAGCCAGCCCGTCGCAAGCCCCGCCAAGAGGAAGAGCGCGCTCAGCAAGAAGTCCGGCGCGATCAGCAGTGAGAGATAAATCAGGATCGCCGCCAGCATCCCCATGGTCATCGCTGAAAAGATGCGCCGCCCCGGCGACGGGTGCAGTTCGACCAAGACCTCTGCGCTCATCTTGCGACGATGACCTCGCTTCCCGCTTCTTCCGGTTCCTCATCCAGCATCTCAGCCGGAAAACCCGGCGCGCGGATATCAAGGCCCGTGGCTTCTTCCAAGCGCTTGATGACATTGGGGCTGAATTCTCGCGGGCCGAAGCGCGAGATACCGTCCTGGAAGATGCGGATGAGCTCCGGGTTGAGTTCCACCGGCACGCCCGCGCGGTCGGCGATATCCTGGAAAAGGCCGATATCCTTGGCGACGAGATCCATGGTGAAGGAGATGTCGCGGGAGCCGTTCAGGATCACCTGGCTTTCGGTCTCGTGCACGAAGGACGTGCCGGAGGAGATGCGGATCGCCTCGTAGGCCGTGCCCATGTCCATGCCCGCCCCCTTCGCCACCGCGAGCGCTTCCGCGCAACTCACGAGATTTGCCGTGGCGAGATAATTCGTGATTACCTTCAGGACGCTCGCGGATCCCAGCGGGCCCGTATGCAGCACCCGCCGCCCCATGACGGTCAGGAGCGGCAGCACACGCTCGAAGGTCGCCCGCGCACAGCCCGCAAAGATCGAGATGTTGCCCGTTGCCGCGCGATGGCAGCCGCCGGACACCGGGCAATCCACCGCCTCCCCGCCCCGCTCGATGACCATGGCCCCGAGCCGTTTGACCTCCGCCTCGTCGGTGGTCGACATCTCCATCCAGAGCTTCCCGTGCCCGATTTCTGCGAGCATCTCGCCCATCACCGCGTCCGAGGCGGCCGGATTGGGCAGGCAGGTGATCACGGCATCGCAGGTCCCCATCAGCTCCGGCGGCCCGCTCACCCGGCCCACGCGACCCGGCGCTTCCGCCAAGAGGCCCGCCACCAGATCGGCATCGAGATCATGGACCGCGACGTCCACCCCGTTGCGCACCAAACTCCGCGCGAGCTTGCCGCCCACATTCCCCAGCCCGATGAATCCGACTCTCACGGCGCCCTCCCACGCTTTGCACGCGACGCTCGCACCAAGCCCGGCACGCGTCCAGCACAGATCAGGTTGAGGTGTTCAGGCGCGGACGCGAAGCGGCGCACCAACGAGGCGGCGGGCCATCTCGACATAGTGCTGCGCCACATCTTCGGGGCCGAGGCGCCCGCCCGGGCGAAACCAGTTCGTGGGTCCCGTCAGCATGGCGATCAGCGCAAACGTGGCGACCTTGGTGTCGGCCACGTCGAAGAGCTTGCCCTTGCCGGCCCTCAGGATCGTCTCGAGCTTGTCCTCGTAGGCGCGGCGCAAGGCCTCGATCTGCGTGAAGTTCGCAGGCTCGAGCGATCGCAGCTCCATGTAGGAGATGAAGACGAGATCCACGCGCTCGAGATGGTAGAGGATGTGAAACCGGACGAACTCGTCGAGTGCCTCGCCCGGGTTTCCGCCCTTGAGCTTGGCGCTGGCCGAAAGCAGGTCTTCCATGTGCCCGCGCATCAGCTCGAAGAGCAGCGCTTGCTTGTGGGGCACGTAATTGTAGATGGCGCCCGCCTGCACACCGACCTCCGCCGCGATCTGGCGCATGGAAACCGCCGCGTAGCCGTGTTCGGCAAAGAGGCGCAGGGCCACGGTCTGGATCCGTGGGCCGGTGATATCCGAATGAGAGCCTTGTTTGCGGGCCATGGGCGGATCGTTACCGCTAACCCCACGCAGTACAATACAATCTTGCCGTCCTGCGGCCACGCGCCCTAGGGTCGGGCTATGTTTCGCTCCGCCATGGCCCTCGCCGCGCTCGCGCTGATGACCGCTTGTGCCCAGATCCCCGAGCTCGATGTTGCCGCGCGCCAGAGCGCTGCGGATGCGGAGCCGCTGCCTTTTCTCGACACCGTGGAGATGGCTGGTCTCGGCGCGGCGGAGACCGCCCCGGAGGACGACACGTCTCTCGACGCGCGGCTCGAGCGGCTACGCGCGCGCGCGGCGGCCCTACGCGGCCCGGTCTTTTCCGGCAGTGACCGGGCCCGGCTCACGGGCGCCCCCGGCTAGTCGCGTTGCACCTCGCCAGCCAGCGGCCTAAAGGAAACAAAATTCCGGGAGGCACAGGGCATGGCGGCACCGCTACGCATCGCAATCGCAGGTTTGGGCACCGTGGGCGTCGGCGTGATCAAGATGATCCGCCGCCAGCAGGCACTCATGACCGCGCGCACCGGCCGCGCCATCGAGATCGTGGCCGTCTCCGCCCGCTCCCGCGACAAGGACCGCGGTGTCCCGATCAAGGATTATGCCTGGGAGGACGATCCTGTCGCCATGGCGCGGCGGGACGACGTGGATGTCTACGTGGAGCTCATGGGCGGCGAAGACGGCCCGGCCAAGGCCGCCACGGAGGCGGCACTCGCCTCCGGGAAGGATGTCGTCACCGCCAACAAGGCCATGCTCGCCATCCACGGCCAGACCTTGGCAGAGCAGGCCGAGGCGGCTGGCCACGTGCTCCGCTTCGAGGCGGCGGTGGCCGGAGGCATCCCGGTCATCAAGGCGCTCACGGAAGGCCTCGCCGGCAACGAGATCACCCGCGTCATGGGCGTCATGAACGGCACCTGCAACTACATCCTCACGCGGATGGAAAGCGCCGGCCTGCCCTATGACGAGGTCTTCGCGGAAGCTGACGCCCTGGGCTATCTCGAGGCCGATCCCACGCTCGACGTGGGCGGGATCGATGCAGGCCACAAGCTCTGCCTCCTGTCTTCCATCGCCTTCGGCACGCAGGTCGATTTCGACGGCGTGGAGCTCGAGGGCATCGACCGGATCACCATCGAGGACATCCGCCAGGCCGCCGACATGGGCTACAAGATCAAGCTCCTCGGCGTGGCCCAGTTCACAGGGCGCGGGCTCGAACAGCGCATGTCCCCCTGTCTCGTGCCCGACACCTCGCCCCTGGGCCAGCTCGACGGCGGCACCAACATGGTGGTCCTCGAAGGCTCGGACGTGGGCCAGATCGTGCTGCGCGGCGCGGGCGCGGGCGAAGGCCCCACCGCGTCTGCCGTTCTCTCCGACATCCTCGACATCGCCCGCGGCACGCGTCTGTCGACCTTCGGCCAGCCTGCCGAGGGCCTCGTGAAATCCTCGCCGGCGCGCGCCGTCACCGCGGCGCCCTACTACCTGCGCATGGCGCTCGAGGATCGCCCCGGCGCGCTCGCCAAGGTCGCCGCCATTCTCGGCGAGGCGGGCATTTCCATCGACCGCATGCGCCAGTACGGCCACACCGACGAAACGGCGCCCGTCCTCATCGTCACCCACAAGACCACCCGCGCCGATATCGATGCCGCCCTCGACGCCTTTGCCGCCACCGACGTCATCGCCGGCAGCCCGGTGACACTTCGCATCGAAGCCGTCTGATCCAGAAGAAGAAGGAGGAGCCCATGGCCCCCAAAGACTTCAACGACCGCATGCTCTCCCTCGGCCTCGCCCGGGTCTCGGAGGCCGCCGCTTTGGCCTCTGCCAATTGGATCGGTCGCGGGGACGAAAAAGCCGCCGACCAGGCCGCCGTCAACGCCATGCGCGAGCAGCTCAACAAGCTCGACATCCGCGGCCGGGTCGTCATCGGCGAGGGCGAGCGGGATGAAGCGCCCATGCTCTATATCGGCGAGGAAGTGGGCGCGGGCAAAGGCCCGGAGGTCGACATCGCGCTCGACCCGCTGGAGGGCACGACGCTCACCGCTAAGGACATGCCCAACGCGCTCACCGTCATCGCCATGGGTCCCCGCGGCGCGCTGCTGCATGCGCCCGATGT from Pseudomonadota bacterium includes:
- a CDS encoding homoserine dehydrogenase, with the translated sequence MAAPLRIAIAGLGTVGVGVIKMIRRQQALMTARTGRAIEIVAVSARSRDKDRGVPIKDYAWEDDPVAMARRDDVDVYVELMGGEDGPAKAATEAALASGKDVVTANKAMLAIHGQTLAEQAEAAGHVLRFEAAVAGGIPVIKALTEGLAGNEITRVMGVMNGTCNYILTRMESAGLPYDEVFAEADALGYLEADPTLDVGGIDAGHKLCLLSSIAFGTQVDFDGVELEGIDRITIEDIRQAADMGYKIKLLGVAQFTGRGLEQRMSPCLVPDTSPLGQLDGGTNMVVLEGSDVGQIVLRGAGAGEGPTASAVLSDILDIARGTRLSTFGQPAEGLVKSSPARAVTAAPYYLRMALEDRPGALAKVAAILGEAGISIDRMRQYGHTDETAPVLIVTHKTTRADIDAALDAFAATDVIAGSPVTLRIEAV
- a CDS encoding TadE/TadG family type IV pilus assembly protein yields the protein MRRLISKLRRGRRDEDGAITVDFVITFPIFFMFLFASFELSFVMMRQVLLDRGVEMAVREVRLNSFNPPEYDELKRMICEGAGLIPNCDNALKLEMYREDPRGTLFLKPEPDCIDRSLPVQPASIYETGGPNEIMVVTACVKYMPFFPTARLGETIVDEFGEYGLVATNMYVTEP
- a CDS encoding NAD(P)-dependent oxidoreductase, whose product is MRVGFIGLGNVGGKLARSLVRNGVDVAVHDLDADLVAGLLAEAPGRVGRVSGPPELMGTCDAVITCLPNPAASDAVMGEMLAEIGHGKLWMEMSTTDEAEVKRLGAMVIERGGEAVDCPVSGGCHRAATGNISIFAGCARATFERVLPLLTVMGRRVLHTGPLGSASVLKVITNYLATANLVSCAEALAVAKGAGMDMGTAYEAIRISSGTSFVHETESQVILNGSRDISFTMDLVAKDIGLFQDIADRAGVPVELNPELIRIFQDGISRFGPREFSPNVIKRLEEATGLDIRAPGFPAEMLDEEPEEAGSEVIVAR
- a CDS encoding sarcosine oxidase subunit delta: MRIDCPICGERDLREFTYRGHASLLHRPDPDAGAEAWDDYLHNRENLAGVVEELWQHTAGCGAWLIVERDTRTHEIRGVRLAREVAHAR
- a CDS encoding pilus assembly protein encodes the protein MGKTKATTKRGRMGRAYALAHRFVRRYRRDEDGTIVVIALLTFLLMVIMGGVAIDIARMEFERTKVQQTVDRAVLAAANLNSTQDPKEVVESYFEASGLKGKLGGVTVQNSLNGKTVYAQGDSEIATMFMHMVGIESLAADSDGGAQERVTDVEISLVVDISGSMGWDNADGTESKLDTLKSAAEIFFDEVIAEQTDETGITAVSVIPYNDKVIAGEELLSYFNTTDWHEETSCLRFYDDDFLQRQLSRTLLVERLGYFHAYGNSYNQPAPANAWCPVKPAHEILPFQTDKQTLVNFVNALDDGGGTAIDNGVKWAAALLDPDARDIVNGMIANESVDGIIQNWPREYGEEDTMKVVVLMTDGENTTQYDLKQDVKTLDGWSAALSDVYYSDEWGASEARDGFLVRFPDNDDDEEWYRPRSWWTTGDDVHYHDDDIPDDLIRLTYQQLYLRFTTTDAANYLYRYSDPGGYWYWSSYYERYMWAGVIPPQFNKVAYPWDDHDIYEETDERLENICDAIKDEEIIIFSIAFEAPQAGEDVMKYCASSTGHYYNVNGTDLEAAFTSIASQINHLKLIQ
- a CDS encoding sarcosine oxidase subunit beta family protein; protein product: MRFSAWEILKQGVTGNRGWTPHWRSPEPKAAYDVVIVGGGGHGLSTAFYLAKEFGITNVAVLEKGYIGGGNVGRNTTIVRANYMLPGNSEFYSHSLKLWERLEEDTNFNAMHSQRGIINLFHSDGQRDGFVRRGNQMLSQGDDAVLLDREGVRAKLPYLDFEQTRFPIYGGLYHARGGTARHDAVAWGYARGADMRGVDIIQNCEVTGIDVEGGVVTGVQTTRGAIKAKQVALITAGRSSQTAAMAGMRLPIESHILQAFVSEGLKPCIDHVITYGMGHFYISQSDKGGLVFGGDLDFYASYASRGNLPMAEHVLEAGMTLMPMIGKAKVLRSWGGIMDMTPDGSPVIDKTPTEGLILNCGWCYGGFKAVPGSGFSTAHLLATGNHHAPAAGFRLDRFRSGVGLMDEEGTGAQHNLH
- a CDS encoding Glu/Leu/Phe/Val dehydrogenase: MDRAGEPTFRESVDIMFSRAVALMDLPPGLEEKIRVCNSTYTVRFGVKLRGQIHTFTGYRSVHSEHMEPVKGGIRYALAVNQDEVEALAALMTYKCALVDAPYGGSKGGLCIDPRAWDADELERITRRFAYELIKRDLIDPAQNVPAPDMGTGEREMAWMSDQYQRMNTTDINGRACVTGKPVNAGGIQGRTEATGRGIQYALQEFFRHPEDVRAAGLSGGLSDKAVIVQGLGNVGYHAAKFLSEEDGCRVIAVIERDGAVTNADGLDVDALQAWIRETGGVKGFPGGTYEADGASVLELACDILVPAALEGVIHRDNASRVKAPLIIEAANGPVTAGADEILRAKGTVIIPDMYANAGGVTVSYFEWVKNLSHIRFGRMQRRQEEQRHQLIVDELERISRDSSINWTLSPNFKEKYLRGAGELELVRSGLDDTMRAAYQSMAEVWRARADVPDLRTAAYLVSIGKVAKAYEAKGL
- a CDS encoding TetR/AcrR family transcriptional regulator translates to MARKQGSHSDITGPRIQTVALRLFAEHGYAAVSMRQIAAEVGVQAGAIYNYVPHKQALLFELMRGHMEDLLSASAKLKGGNPGEALDEFVRFHILYHLERVDLVFISYMELRSLEPANFTQIEALRRAYEDKLETILRAGKGKLFDVADTKVATFALIAMLTGPTNWFRPGGRLGPEDVAQHYVEMARRLVGAPLRVRA